Part of the Hemicordylus capensis ecotype Gifberg chromosome 7, rHemCap1.1.pri, whole genome shotgun sequence genome, CTTTTATTAGTCACTTCTCCATCCCATCCCTTCTCCTGTAGAAACAGGGGCGGCCCCttcgtgaggcaaggtgagacagctGCTTCCGGCGGCAGATTATTTAGGTTCCAGCAGGGTGGCACTATGCCCTCCCACCAtcgccatcagagcagctctttgggactgatctgaccctagtgagctttgcaaggagcacctttcCACCGCTCCTTGTAAAGATCtcaagaagcacgaggagagaagatgaggctgctggccaccttcccccactctctgccccccattccataagaacagccctgctgaatcaggcccaaggcccatccagtccaatgtcctgtttcacacagtggcccaccagatgccactggaagcctagaggcatgagttgaaggcatgccctctctcctgctgttactcccctgcacctctgaggtggcctatagccctccgatgagtagccattgacagatctctcctctatgaagttatccaaatccctcttaaagccatccaaactagtagccaacaccacatcttgtggcagagaattctacaagttgattatgcattgtgtggaaaagtacttccgtttgtgggACCTATGACCCTCCCACTTGCAAAGGTCTATTTTGACAGCACGGAGCACACATCTAGTGTGATGGAGAAACCATCTAAGAGAATTCTCCCAGAATTCTTGTGTGTTGGGAAGGATTCAGCAACAGCAGTCCAACAATGTAACAAGTAACTCAGCACATCGCCCAGCACTCTGTTGATATGTGAAGTTCTGCAAAATTTGATATTTCCAAATGTGATATTTTTGAATATTGTGGTGCCTCCACGGAGTGATTTATTCAATCTTCAGCACAAATTCTGCTGGGAGATATAACGAGACGTCTGCAAGACGTTTGAGTACATTGCGTCCATTCTTAGCGCCATCTGTTGGCAATCTGTGAAAAAGCAATGAAGAGGCGCGTCTCTTCAATACTTCTTTTATTCCTAATTTTACAAGACATGGCTTTTTCAGAGATGGCCAGCAAATGATGCTATGAGCATACGTGATGTACCTGAACATCTTGGAATGtctcagtggcagcaccaggaaaaaaagagagagaggttgcatagaagggggaaagtgcatttatgggtgggtgagctgtgtcccgcGTGTTAGAATTTTGAAACGGAAAGCGGGGGCAGGTGAGGGGGAGAAACTACTTGTCTTAGGGGATGCCTTACCCCCTTTCTCCACTTCTGGAGCCTCCCCTGGGATGTCTCATTACATCTCCTGTTGGGATTTGGGCTGAAGTTGGGATAAATCatcatctagaacagggattctcaagattgggtccccagatattattggacttcaactcccataatccccaatcaaaggccactggggctgaggattatgggagctgaagtccaataaaatctggggacctagccttgagaatccctgatctagaagagTTCCTGTACAGGAAGCCTGGAGGCGTGGGATGGGGTTTAGCCAGATTGAGACATGGTCAATATGAAAACATCATTGTTGGGCTGGTTCTGTCATTTGCTGGCCTTTCAGATTGTGATACCATTTGCCTAAGAATGCAACAGTGCTGGTCAGACCAGTCAAATAAGGGAACGGTTGGTCTTGTGATGTGGTGGGAGGACCCAGGCAAAGGCAAATGTGGAAATTAAAGGGAAAAGAACTCACTTGATCAGGCACAGGACTAGTAGGATGACACCGGCTGCCAGCAACGCACCACACAATCCAGAAATGAGCAGAGTTTTGTAGTGGTCTGCAATGATAAACCCAGATTTCAGGAGGGAAATAAATATGGAACTTGGGAAATCCAGCTGTCAGCCTTCTGTTGAGtcaccaaattattattattatttattagatttctatactgcccttccaaaaatggctcagggcgctttacacagagaaataagatggatccctttccccaaagggctcacaatataaaaaccaaatCCCCTTTTCTTTTGCAAAAGCAGATCAAACAGTTTCCTCTTTGGGAAACAGGCCTCTCAAAATGTGGAGCCGTCAACATCACAGCATCACTCATGCGGTTGCTGCCTTTTattccaggagtctttccctggtgCTTTTACTTCGTATCTCCCCAGAAGGgagtgtgtgctttcacacttcagCCAGATTCTTCCCAAAGACCCTACAAGATCTTGGGGAGCATTTCGCACACAACTCGGATTTAAACCCTGTATTTCAGTCGCTTTTTCGAGAGAAAGCGAGAGCAGCTTCTAGACAAGCTTTTGagatttattcattcgatttctataccgcccttccaaaaatggctcagggtggtttgcacagagaaataacaaataaatgttgCAGCATTGCCAGGTCTGCACAGGAATCCGGAATCTGGCCGAGTCTCACCTGTTTTCAAGGAACTGAGCAGAAAATGCATTGTGTAGATTCCAATAGAATTGTTCCCGAGGCAGATAATGCTGTGGTCCCCATCCAGGCTGCCTGTCCAGATTAGGGTGCTGGTGACCTCGTCCCCCTGGACCCGAGAAGTGACCCGTAGGGACCCCTTGGTCATGTTCTCACTGATGTCCTCCCCCATCACTTGCCAGTAAATCTGGGGTGGAGGCCTGGAGTGCAGGGAACAGGTGCAGAGGAGGCGATTGTCCTCGTGCTGACATGTGGTATGTGTCTGTGGGTTTCTGCTGCGCTTGGGGGCATCTGGAAAGGAGCACAAGTCAAGGTGAACCAACGCAGATCCAGAAGGACAGGGCTAGTTGCAGTACTGGAATGCATCCACTAGAGGCAGCTGGGAGCAACCTGGGAGAGGTCCTCTTGTTCTGAGATATACTACTGTGATGATTGttccctgggacttttacacacagatgGCTTTGCAGTGAGTTTGTGGGGAGGCTtgactgcaaactcaaagttgtcccccaaaacagACACAAATattggatttttttaccctggatataaatcggggtACGCTCTCAACGCGCAGCAAAatacctgaatcgtgtgtgaactgctccccaataacttgcagggacttcggggtaaatctggccaatatgtgaacaccccctctccattccggaggaggtgCGTgtgaaagggctttaaaaaccccatgtggaaaacttcctggtagAGGCCTCTTCTATTGCACAAAGTACACCCTTGCACAAGGAGCAGGCTTGGGTCTGAATATTTTGTCCCCACCCCAGCTTTAGGATTAGCTTGAAAACTGGGGTAGaattttcagattgtttggggcaaCAACAGCTATCGGGGGTGGTGGGAGAAATTTGGGTGACACGGCTTTTCCAGCAATGGGTCTGCAGAGAGGGCAAACGCGATATCGATGGATGcagctgttaaagacacaggagcctcTGTTCTTTAAAAAGCTGGCCACCCTAAATATGAGCGCTGCTTCCGTCTCTTTTGCAGAGCTCTGCTTCCAAATTGAACCTCAGCGACATCGCAGCAGCGggcaagggcatgccctgtcGGATGGATATAGCATTTGCCTTgcagcagggagttccacaggttaACCCCAATCTTGACTCACACGCGATGACGAGCAGGAAGGTCCCGTGAGCAGAACCTAGGGAGTTCTGGAGCTGGCACGTGTATTCACCCTCATCCTCAACTCTCAAATTGCTCAGTTCCAACCAGCTATCTTGGCCTTGTTTCTCCCAGGTCTTTCCCCCCTTGGCCCAATGCGTGCTGTTGAGTGGAGGGTTGCTATCAGCCTTGCAGTATAGCCGCAGTGTGCCGCCTTCCCAAGCCGTCAGCTGAGAGCCATTGGCCACTGTCCTGGGGGGATCTGTAATCATAGTAAAATGCCAGTCACCCCCCTATGAGAGAGCAACAGCCCCTTGCTGCCAGCATCCTCCGGGGGAGAAAAGGGCCACATTTTGGCCGGGGCACATTAATGCCCTCTGATACCTTGACTTAGTGCTGGCTCTCTCATGTAAGCTTGGGTGACATTTCTTGGAGGATCTGCAACAGACACATCGACATTTAATGTGATAACAATGCTTCTACCAATGAACTGCGTAACGTCTGACCTGCAATAGAGAGTCTTCTATCACTCCCGACTGGTATGTCCATCAAGATTGTATAACATCATAATCTGACCCTAAAATATCACAGGGTTAAGACCATGTTTCGGACAGTGCGCGTTCTGCACCCCGACTTCCCCCAAAGACCCACATTCCGCTTCTCCTTTTCTGCAATCCGAATACATTTTGTAAGCCAAGCattgtgcatatttatttaacTTTGCATCGATTAGGCAGATGTTAGAGCCGTGCAGGACGGATTATTAATGCAGATGTTTAGACAGATGTTAAATGGTCCCGTGCAGGATGGATTATTAATGCCGTTTATTAATGTctgttactgtatttacctgaatctcaCATTAATTTCCTCCCTGGttatttgatattagaaatcgggAAGCCGTCTTACATTCagaatcctgttccttttgagtaaatgtaggtataacctgtatttaacctctactttttaagggggtcttcttaaattcagaattgtaTTCCATTCGGGTAAATGACCTTTATCTGTCTAcatttgttttgctggtcaataaAGTTTGAACTTGAACTTTGCATGATGTATTCTGCTTCCCCCATTCTCCAAGTTTTCATATCGTTTGACATTTTTGAAAGTGGTCACAGagtggaaaaggaaaggaaacaggccacttgggggggcaccatgAGGACCAGGaacttgctttttttttaaaaaaaaagtggagaTTTTATAGATTCCAGATATTAGATTCAGTGCATGGAAAATAGTCCTCTAGATATGTTGTAGAAGGCACATGGCACAGAGTATGATGCTATGGCACAAGATCTAGGAGGACGACGAGGAATTACTTAGCAAAAAGTACCTTTATAGTGGACACAAAGGGCATCCCTTCAGCACACCACTTAATCCAACTTTTTGGCCAGAAAGGAACAGTTCAACTTCTCTGCTGCTTAGGGGCAGGGCTATGACTGGGCAGATGGGGTCAAAGAACATAAGCCACACGGCTCCAGGAAGCTATCTGgcttgtctctcccccccacccccaccggccacCACAAGCTCCGGCTGGCCTCATTCCCAGCCGGCTTCCTTGTCAATTgcacattccccccccctcttcctccctctgagAGATTGCAAAGAGCACATGCAGCTGGTGCTTCATTGCCAGCTGGAAGATGAGCTCCAGGTGATTGTGCGGGGCCTTCTGGGTGGTGGCCACGCCCCcagcatgtgacatcacacgcaggGAGTGTGGCTGGCATGCCCGAGGGGCCAACAGGGAGAGGAGCGAACACaagcccctctcccctctctacacaccagctgctgctcctgggtAGAAAGTTTCTCTCTCTGGCCTTGAGGGATGTGTTTGGGGAGGTCAAGTGGAGAAGACGGAGGATCCAGCTTCCTTCATCCAAGAGCACCTTTTACAGGGATATTAgatgctccctcccctccacttTATATGTAAAAGGAGCAGGCATGTGAACAACAAATATGGCAATAAATATGGGCCCCCTCCTATCTAGGTGGGTGTGAGAGTCGCTCTGCCCAGAGGGCGGTCCTTTCGTGATGCACAGTAAGGCGGCCACCTCAGGCAGTAGAGTCTGGTGGTGCCAGAGAGGCAGAAAGGTGTTCTTCCCACTCTCCACTCCTCACACCAAAAAAGGACTTCTTAGAAAGCTCCATAGTGTGTCAGTTTGGCATGGGATTCTGGCAGTCAAGCGGCTAAATTCTGCATGACATGTTCTAGAACTGCACTATGCAATGAAACAGATTCCCATTGGCCCTAATAGTGGGGGACACCATTCGGAAAGAATCCATGGATGACACGTGTTCAGACTTACGTAGGGGTGCTTATTGGGTTAACACAAGTCAAGCCACTTAGTGCTTGAGGAAGATCCCCCCCAAGAGAACCCCAGCTCTTACATTGCACAACCAGTCGGAAGGTCTTATTGGCCGACCCATGTGGATTCTCCGCCCGGCAGCGATACTCTCCAGCATCCTCTTCTCTGACCAGGGTCAGCAGATGGGTGTACTTCCTACCCTGCTTGGGGTTGCTAAGGTTTCTGTTCTCCTTTGTCCAAATAAGAGTGGGATCAGGTTTACCATCAGTCTGACAGATGAGGCTGACCTTGTCCCCTTCTCGGGTCATCACAGAGGCCAAATCCCCTCCAACTATTCTTGATGAGGAGCCTGCAAGAGAAATGGAATGAGCGGAGAATTGCCTTGGGATCCCTGCTGCTCAGGAAGCCCCACTGCATGCTGGGatatgattgtgtgtgtgttgcagaggGGGCAGTTGACAGCAGCCCTGAACAAACCGGGGCTCCTCCAGGAAAACCCAGCTCACCAACCACGGATTGTAGCCTGCCAAGTTTCTTGACACTGCACTCCCAGGCAGGTAGCAAAAAACAAGAGCATGGGAAAACACAAGCTGAGCAGCAGTGCAGGCCTAGTTTGcactcaaatctctctctcagctctcagATGATGCTTCTGCCtttggtgttggaagtgaaggactctgcactgcatcatgcctcagtgacagagggggacagactagcgagtcagagggctagaggggtcaagacattgctcattcctcctctctactgctctgacactatccctttgatatgtagattgctactctcactgacttcctgcctccctccctcccttcttcctcttctctctaaaacacacacttgcctctctctctgtaccacgtgtgcacagagatgcagacagcatctctctgcatccagctagctagctagattagagactctatctctccactttcctatctagaatggagttctccaataaagactcctcatattgattagaaaccatgaactggctccaagtttcttttggcttttaggagatatgcatgcctgggcagactccactgtgttttgcctctgtgcactctgttgtaatagaagggtatctcgtaccagagagaattcccaacatttggAACAGGCCATAAAATTAGGGTGGTGTTTATTAGCCCAGGCCTGCAGCTACCACATGACAGTTGGGCTGTATGGAGCACAGACCGGACACTGAGGGCACAGGTTTCTCTTCATGGGATTATGAGCCCTCTCAACAGAGGGAGGATTATTGAATGAGCAGAGGGGCAGGCAgagggaaagtttgaggagcaactcccgactttattttattttatataaaacATTTTGTGGAGTgtgggaggaaagacacttttggaggCGATCTGGGGTTCTAGGTTTGGAaaaggggagttcagtaaaatgggaGTTGGGGCGGAATCCTTGGCTGCTGACTCGAGGGAGTTTTCTGCAACCCTGCGAATGAGGATTACCATAggcggattaaaggagaggcagtagagaTGACTGCTTATGGCAGCAGAATTCCTCCAgcggcattttttaaaaaaataaatgagaaatatTTCATTgcggtgtctctgtgtgtgtttgatttGCAATTTGCTtgcccggggggcgggggggcggcaaaTTCCTTGCTGCCTACAGGCGGCAAAagggttaatccacccctgaggaTTACCTCATCACTGGAGAATGACATGTTACATTACTGGAACTGGACTTTTGCAATGGAGTTGAGTGGCAAAGACCAGCTGGGCTGAAATCCCTCACAGTCAGTTGCTCAAATACGTTTGTATCTATCTCAatctgtacaccaccccaaatttgtatctctgggtagtttactacaacataaaacaaattaaaacaaagattGAGACATTTAAACCATTCAAAACCACAATTCGAGTTttcaaaagcttgggtgaataaatgtgtcttaaataTGGAGCTCGCATGTGGAACGGTCCCAAGGTTTTGTGAAGGAGGAGCATATTTCCATCTGAGTGGGTTGGGCACCAAGGCTGCAGGTCCCAGTGGGCTCAGATGAAAAGGTCCCAGTGAGCgtagcccctccctcttcctgtccaagctgccccacccaccccacccacccctgcctcccAGACAACTCTAACCAGCCTTTCCACTGCATCCTCGCTCCTTTGAGATCCTCGGCCAGTTCCTCACTGTTCATTGAAATGCTTGGCATCATCTCCAGGTTTCTACAGATTCCCTGCAATGAGCTGGGAATCACCGGGTTCTGGAGGTGGGGGTGTGAGCGTGATGGGGATGTGCAGAGGCGTTTGGAGCTTCATGTCTCACCAGGTTGTCCTCCAGGGCTTGTGACCTCCACAGCAATCTCGACATCTGAAGGAGGGTCTGAAACAGAAGAGGATGGAAAAGGCACTCAAAGGGAAACTGCAGAACCCAAGAGCAAGTCAGGAGGGGAACTGGattcatggggagggggggaatggtgGCAGGACTGGGAGGAAAGGAGATACAGAGCAGAGGAAACTACTTACAGGCAATGTCAAGGTGGATGCTGTTCCTTCCAGTCCGATCTGCACGGTACGTGACATGGCAGGTGAGGACTTTACCCTGATCAGTTGAGGAGGGGGTGAAGGTGATGGAAGATCCATACATCTGGCTCCCATTGCTGTGTCGATTGCTCTCTGGAGACCCTTGAATTTGACTATAGGTACCTTCTCGGATCCAGGAGATGATGGGCTCAGGAGGACCTGGGCAAACCCCCCATGCCCAGCAGGTGAAAGTGACTGGCCTCCCACGAACCACCTCAGAGGAGTTCAGGATTACTGGTTTCTCTGTCAGTTCTGAGCAAATGAAAGATCCCAGGGGGAAATCAGAAGGAAACCCACAGTGCATTTGCCATGAAAGAGGATATATGTTACTTGTACTAGGAATGGTCACCAAAGTCGCTCGCTCCTTCCTTCCCAGCCACCCTCCCCAAGTCAAGTGAAAGCtgccttgtttgtttttgctgtccCGCCCACATGGAACATTTCGGTGCACCTTCCTGCTGTGAACTCCAGAGGAGGAGCCATAATAGGGCAGGTGGAGTCAAAGAACCTGAGCagcccagctcctgggggccgcCCGACTCCACAAGCTCCAGCCTGTTCTCATTTCCCAGCTGTTTCCATTGTTGGCTGCatgttttgtttgttctattCACAAGGGCAAAAATGAACCAATGTGCATCCAGCAAtgacacagctgggaaatgagctccagagagcttgtgCTTGTGcagcccttctggggctgtggtCATGCCCTCTTGTGCTGtgcgtgatgtcatgtgcaagggTGCCTGGCCTCATCCCCAGAAGGGACACACAAGTCCTCTGGAGATCATCCCCATCTGACATTTTcttaagagagagaaaagaaaacacaTGCACCCAACCAGCAAACACCAGCTGGGAAATGGGTTCCAGAGGGTTCGCACAGCCCCTCCAGGGCTCTGATCATGCCCCCTGCCTTGTGTGTGGCATCACACACAAGGGATGTCACTGGTGTGCATGCTCTGCACACCCAGCAGGGCCACCAGAGATGGGGCGGGGTGAAAATGTACCCCTGTTCCCCTCACTTTGCCCCTGGTTAACTCCACTGCTTCGTAATACACATAAATGCTCTAGCAGCAGATGATTGCCAAGTGAAGCATTAATGGAGTACTAAGCATTTGTCCGGGCTAATGAGACCCTACTGTTGACTGCATTGAAGGTCTCAGAAACTGGAAGGAAGGCTTGTCCCAATGTGAACAAGGGGCTTTATACGGAATCTAACTGCAGACTAGTCGCCTCCAAATGGCTGAATTAAGTGAGCTAGAGCCAATTTGTGCCCATTTTGTTTCTGATTTTTCAGATATGAAAACACCGAGGGAATACAGAGTGGTCCAAGAAAGTGTCCTTCATGAAATGGACCCACTTGCTAGCTTAGATTTGTATTGTAAAAATTGCTCACGTAATAGAAattgtatagaaattgaattattattattattattattattattattattattattatttccaagtGTTTCTCTCAGGAACATCAGATCTAGATACTTTGTCTATTTTAAAGCAGTAGATGCAGAACATTCTGATTCAAGCCAGAGTCCAAGGAGCTGAGAGTCCCAGGACTTTCCCCACCCCAacaatgttttaattgctgttttgtgtttttaggttgtgaactgcccagggacttatgtttggggcagtatagaaatgtgttaaataaaaataaattactgcaTGAAAGAGAGCACTGCAGTCAGGGGATAAACATTCCTGTCGACCTATTGACTACTTTATCATCAAATACgtaagtaaataaatgaagaGAAAACGTCTTGCCTGTGACATCAACTCGGAGGAAAGCAGATGTTCCATCAGGATTCTCCTGATAATTGTATTTTAATCTCCCTCCTGCAACTATTCTAAAGAAGTATCGCCCCTGGTCATTCTGTTGGGCATCACTGATGCTGAAGGAGCAGCTGCCTTGTGCTGGATCTCCTGTTAACTTGAAGCGCTTCCAAGCAGATGTATCAATGATCCCGTTGTCATCATTGGTGGCTACAAGAAGACCATGTTGTTTGCTGCTATAGGGCCGTGTATAGTACTGTTCTGTTGTAGTATATTTAAACCAATAGCCACGTAGTTGCCCAGAGCTGGTGTGGTGTTGCTCATTATAAGTGAAGTTGCAGGGAATGGAGACACAGAGACCTCGCTGCACAGAGACCGTGGCAGGTGCTGTCAGTACATAACCTGGTACTCCCAGGCTCTGCATAcctatggaaggaaggaaggaaggaaggaaggaaggaaggaaggaaggaaggaaggaaggaaagcaggcaggcaggcaggcattagTTAGTATGTGGCTCCTGCCTAAATCAGTCGGGTTGGCACTGCCTGCCCTGCCATCCACACACCTTCCACACTCAGGACGTAGCCCTGACTTCCGTGCCTGGGGATTGGTCGTCTGCATCCCCAGAGCCTCAGCCAAGGGTGTTGCCAGATTTGTGGGGGACCCTGGTATAGGGCCTCCACCCTGTCCCCCAAATTTCTctgaaaggggagggagggggacgcAGAAATAGGAAGCAGGACAGTTCCTTTCATCTCCCCCCTTGTGAACAGGAGGTGCCAGGATACAGGGCAACAgtagctcttcctcctcctcactgttGGAGTGTCAAAGCAGGAGgggctgctgccccccaccccaccccccttgcccgaatggcagcagccagcctccccctctcctgcctggagatgcggccaaagactgaacctgtgaccttctttTGCATCCAGAAGATCTGCTCTAGTTGTTGAAGCCTCTCATGACGAGCATGTGAAACTGCCTTACTGGCCACCAGAGGGctggtcgatctagctcaatGCTACAGCCGTCTATGCTGCCTAGTATGGCTGTGCAGGTTTCGGAGGAGGGTCTTTCCAGGGATTAGACCTGGGAAATTCTGCCGGAAAAGcaagatgcccttccactgagctttgaCCCCAGCCCCAAATAACACAGAAACAGTTATATCCAGAATCTGCTCAGTAAGTATCTGTACATCGTCACACCTACTTTTGCAGCAAAGGGCAAAGAGCAGAACTGTCACTCTCGCCACAGAGGAGGGTACAATCTTCCCGATGGGTCCTGCAACCTGCCAGGTCATTCTGTCCATTGGCATCCTGGGGTTTTCTTTCTGGGACAGGACGTCTGGAGCTGGGAGAGAAGCAGTGTGAGATCAGGAGCAGACACAAAATGCATTGGGCAGGTTCACAGTGATGGATCTAATGCCAGCTCTGCAGGAATCTAGAGATTCCTGGGGCACTTATGCTTTCATGTAAactaaactccccccaccccaccccgtgatCTCCAGTTGGCAGGGTGCCAtcttggagctttcccagatgggtggctttactgtggcaggaagtgcctaaagttaagccctgctgagcactgcaccaaagtgctgtTTTTTAGGATGCACATCACGCGCAGTAACTGTGAATCGTCAGGAGCGACGCTGAACAATGCCATTGGCTGTACGAACGGCACCTTCTGTCGCCATCCTGACCTTGCAGTAAATGgttccatcatcaccagccacaataaatcgtaggtagggattatgggagttgtagttcagcaacatctggagtacgacaggttgggaactcctgatttCGGGCTTTAGAGATCAGAAACAtgtacagtttttgtgtttgtatattatatattttaaatcagatttcttttcatatatttagcttaatacttttaactgtcatttttattatatgttttttaacttttgtaaactgccttgggattgtttttaatgaaaggcggtatataaatttaacaataaataaatttttaaaaccaCAGCACTTgaaattgggcctggaaacaaatGAGGAGCCAGTGATGATCGTGCAATTCTGGTCTTCCACTCAAAAACAGATTCTCCATCAAtaacctttctctctcttttatcttttcttttttcttttttgcaagaactgaagtttctggacactTTCCAAAAGCACCTTGCCACAGTAAGTTACAGTAGTAGTAGATGTCCCCAAGGCATGTGAAATCCTGCCACGATCCTCTTCGGGAGAGGAGCCCTTTcggtgaacttgcagaggcattTGATTGGCAGCTGATGCAAACCGAAACCGAAACTGACAGACCAATCTCAGCTCTTGTTTCACTTTTACTTGGGGCTAAACTAGACCATAGGCAGATTGTGAATGGGGCCTGAGTGTTGGCTTTCTAAATGTAAATATCAGTCACGTGGCTCCCAGTGGGTTCTATGTAGCCTTCTATGGCAAAGAAcagctgtgtggggtggggtaatCCAGATCAGTGGTGTATGGGGGAaccgtccttagggcagggcaagaaggccccactcttttaagcCCCATTAAAATTAGTGGCAAGGGGGAGCCtgtactggctgatttgccccaggacCGGTACCCTGCCAGGGTTCTCTAAGGATAACCCTGATGATTTAgaaacccccctccccctgtgatCTGGATCCAGATCAAAACTGCACGGAGGGTTGCCAACTTGGACAGAAGCTATTCCTGAAGATTTTTATTCCAGTATTTTTTTCACCGTACCAAGCCATCAACATCTCCAGGATTCCTTTCCATTGTCACCTGGAGACTCCCAGCCAATCCCAGAGGGTGGGCAACCCTAGGCCCCCACACAGTTGCTGTTTACACGGAAAAAAGCAAACTCTGCGGGCCCAGATCATGTAATCAGTGTATAGCTTAGCTTGGCCATGAGGTGAGGAATGTAGACAAATGATTCCAGGTAGGCATCATCACATTCATGGATGGGCCTTTCTTGACCAAAGGCCCAGACAAGTCCCCAAAAATCTCTTTATGTGGGAGATCTGCAATGGAGTCTCCCAACATGGAGCCAAAATGGAGTCTACCAATATTGGTCTTCAAAATGGAACCACAAGAACCTGAACATTTCCTCACAGCAGCAAGGGGTGGTGGTTAGGGATCTTTCACTC contains:
- the LOC128332764 gene encoding sialic acid-binding Ig-like lectin 16 isoform X1; this encodes MPMDRMTWQVAGPIGKIVPSSVARVTVLLFALCCKSMQSLGVPGYVLTAPATVSVQRGLCVSIPCNFTYNEQHHTSSGQLRGYWFKYTTTEQYYTRPYSSKQHGLLVATNDDNGIIDTSAWKRFKLTGDPAQGSCSFSISDAQQNDQGRYFFRIVAGGRLKYNYQENPDGTSAFLRVDVTELTEKPVILNSSEVVRGRPVTFTCWAWGVCPGPPEPIISWIREGTYSQIQGSPESNRHSNGSQMYGSSITFTPSSTDQGKVLTCHVTYRADRTGRNSIHLDIAYPPSDVEIAVEVTSPGGQPGSSSRIVGGDLASVMTREGDKVSLICQTDGKPDPTLIWTKENRNLSNPKQGRKYTHLLTLVREEDAGEYRCRAENPHGSANKTFRLVVQYPPRNVTQAYMREPALSQDPPRTVANGSQLTAWEGGTLRLYCKADSNPPLNSTHWAKGGKTWEKQGQDSWLELSNLRVEDEGEYTCQLQNSLGSAHGTFLLVIAYAPKRSRNPQTHTTCQHEDNRLLCTCSLHSRPPPQIYWQVMGEDISENMTKGSLRVTSRVQGDEVTSTLIWTGSLDGDHSIICLGNNSIGIYTMHFLLSSLKTDHYKTLLISGLCGALLAAGVILLVLCLIKFYKKRKASPKAGSTEAAEAVNGIHQRVHNPSQIYSNIPPVIPRTPQVGKPKAAGERNAKPDHRSRVPNPNTDDPEDVHYAALEFKQKNKATPEVESPEVESVEYSEIKRK
- the LOC128332764 gene encoding sialic acid-binding Ig-like lectin 8 isoform X2 codes for the protein MPMDRMTWQVAGPIGKIVPSSVARVTVLLFALCCKSMQSLGVPGYVLTAPATVSVQRGLCVSIPCNFTYNEQHHTSSGQLRGYWFKYTTTEQYYTRPYSSKQHGLLVATNDDNGIIDTSAWKRFKLTGDPAQGSCSFSISDAQQNDQGRYFFRIVAGGRLKYNYQENPDGTSAFLRVDVTELTEKPVILNSSEVVRGRPVTFTCWAWGVCPGPPEPIISWIREGTYSQIQGSPESNRHSNGSQMYGSSITFTPSSTDQGKVLTCHVTYRADRTGRNSIHLDIAYPPSDVEIAVEVTSPGGQPGSSSRIVGGDLASVMTREGDKVSLICQTDGKPDPTLIWTKENRNLSNPKQGRKYTHLLTLVREEDAGEYRCRAENPHGSANKTFRLVVQYPPRNVTQAYMREPALSQDPPRTVANGSQLTAWEGGTLRLYCKADSNPPLNSTHWAKGGKTWEKQGQDSWLELSNLRVEDEGEYTCQLQNSLGSAHGTFLLVIAYHYKTLLISGLCGALLAAGVILLVLCLIKFYKKRKASPKAGSTEAAEAVNGIHQRVHNPSQIYSNIPPVIPRTPQVGKPKAAGERNAKPDHRSRVPNPNTDDPEDVHYAALEFKQKNKATPEVESPEVESVEYSEIKRK
- the LOC128332764 gene encoding sialic acid-binding Ig-like lectin 14 isoform X3, whose translation is MPMDRMTWQVAGPIGKIVPSSVARVTVLLFALCCKSMQSLGVPGYVLTAPATVSVQRGLCVSIPCNFTYNEQHHTSSGQLRGYWFKYTTTEQYYTRPYSSKQHGLLVATNDDNGIIDTSAWKRFKLTGDPAQGSCSFSISDAQQNDQGRYFFRIVAGGRLKYNYQENPDGTSAFLRVDVTELTEKPVILNSSEVVRGRPVTFTCWAWGVCPGPPEPIISWIREGTYSQIQGSPESNRHSNGSQMYGSSITFTPSSTDQGKVLTCHVTYRADRTGRNSIHLDIAYPPSDVEIAVEVTSPGGQPGSSSRIVGGDLASVMTREGDKVSLICQTDGKPDPTLIWTKENRNLSNPKQGRKYTHLLTLVREEDAGEYRCRAENPHGSANKTFRLVVQYAPKRSRNPQTHTTCQHEDNRLLCTCSLHSRPPPQIYWQVMGEDISENMTKGSLRVTSRVQGDEVTSTLIWTGSLDGDHSIICLGNNSIGIYTMHFLLSSLKTDHYKTLLISGLCGALLAAGVILLVLCLIKFYKKRKASPKAGSTEAAEAVNGIHQRVHNPSQIYSNIPPVIPRTPQVGKPKAAGERNAKPDHRSRVPNPNTDDPEDVHYAALEFKQKNKATPEVESPEVESVEYSEIKRK